In Nicotiana tabacum cultivar K326 chromosome 11, ASM71507v2, whole genome shotgun sequence, a single window of DNA contains:
- the LOC107804615 gene encoding uncharacterized protein LOC107804615, with translation MGFETTSSSKSVNDAAHTSAATAEQIYGESKPCSVPMTGAPSTSTLSAPLSGSSVLPSLQLAEEMKPDIQPVDLLHSTIEMWERVVANKKTDQEVIEEGLRHFYEGINYFCLQSKRLQEATAKYNEAAKASDDLEKMRASLKDKLAESNQKLEDYEKEKEKLEHELAGAANTITTLTSEKDSLLRVQTILHQKMVELKKELEEAGRAAIQKYKASSLYRQELMEYAAPYMGKGMKLAIEKIKAKDPTFDLKTYGLEM, from the exons ATGGGGTTTGAAACTACAAGCTCAAGTAAGTCCGTCAATGATGCTGCTCATACatctgctgctactgctgaacagATATATGGAGAGTCTAAGCCGTGCAGTGTTCCCATGACTGGTGCTCCTTCGACCTCCACTCTTTCAGCTCCATTATCAGGCAGCTCAGTGCTCCCTAGCTTGCAGCTTGCTGAGGAGATGAAGCCTGACATTCAACCCGTTGATCTTCTGCACTCAACAATTGAGATGTGGGAACGGGTTGTCGCGAATAAGAAGACGGATCAAGAAGTCATTGAAGAGGGGCTTCGTCACTTCTATGAG GGTATCAACTATTTTTGTCTTCAGTCTAAACGCCTTCAAGAAGCCACAGCCAAGTACAATGAAGCAGCAAAAGCGAGTGATGACCTGGAAAAGATGAGGGCTTCTTTGAAAGATAAGCTGGCAGAATCCAATCAGAAGCTCGAGGACTatgagaaggagaaggagaagctAGAACATGAGTTAGCTGGGGCTGCGAACACGATCACTACTCTAACTAGTGAGAAGGATTCCCTTTTGCGGGTCCAAACAATCCTTCACCAGAAGATGGTCGAGCTGAAAAAGGAGTTGGAGGAGGCCGGTCGTGCTGCTATCCAGAAATACAAGGCTTCCTCCTTGTATAGGCAAGAACTCATGGAGTATGCTGCTCCTTACATGGGAAAAGGGATGAAGCTGGCGATAGAGAAAATCAAGGCTAAAGACCCCACTTTTGACCTCAAAACCTATGGCCTAGAAATGTAG